The Microcystis panniformis FACHB-1757 region CGCCAAGGTATCGCCACCGCACTAATCGATCGAGCTAAGGATTGGGCAAAAAGTCGCGGACAAACCCGCATCGGTTTACAAGTCTTCATCAATAACGACAATGCTCTCAATCTCTACCAAAATCTCGGCTTTCAAACTCGCTCTTTGCTGATGTGGAAAAATATTTAGAAACTGTTAGGAGTCAGGAGATAGGAGTCAGTTATCAGTTATCAGTTATCAGTTCACTGTTTACTGATCACTGAAAAGCTCCCCACTTCCCCACTTCCCCACTTCCCCACTTCCCCACTTCCCCACACCCCACACCCCACACCCCACACCCCAGACATACCTATAGAGATGGCACTGTCAGCATTAATTATTCTCGATCGAGCGACAAAGGTTAAAATTTGGGAAACACTGGAATACACTGGCAGTCATCGTGGATAAAAACACGCTATTTTATTAACCTATACTAACCGCGCTTTAGGAGTCAGCAGTTTTCATGGATTCCGTGACAACCCTCCAATGTCAAAACCTAACCTGTCTATCCCCGAACGCTCTCACTAATAGATTCTGTGAAAAATGCGGTACTCCTTTAGTTAAGCGCTATTTATGGATGATGGGTGATTGGGTGAGAACCTATTATCATGTTGGCGAGCTAATTGATAATCGTTATTTGGTCAAACAACCACAAATTGTTCTTGATACTAAACCCGCTCAAGCACCCCAAGCACCGGAAGAACCTCCTAGCTGGCTCTCCCTCTACCTAAAATTGTTACCCTTCCATCTCCACATTCCCCAAGTCTATGGCTATATTCCCAGTCCCGATGAACGCTTGAATATGGACATCTGGCTGTTGGAATACGGCACTATTCCCCTCGATCAAACGGGAGAATTAATATATCCGGAACTATTGCCCACTCTAGCCGAGGTTTGGTCGCAAGCTTCCGATTTAAGACAAATTCACTGGTTATGGCAAATGGCCAAACTCTGGCATCCCCTTCAGAGAAAGGCTGTAGTCTCTAGTCTGCTCAACCCTTCGCTGACGAGAGTGAATAATCAGCTGCTGCAATTGCTAGAATTAAGCAAAGATGAGGCCACCGCTCCCAATTTAAAAGATTTAGGAGCTTTCTGGACCGGTCTGATCCCGACGGCAGCCGCTAATATTCAAGATTTTCTCGTATCCCTGACCCAAGAGCTAGAATCCGGTGATCTCGATCGCCCGGAATCCCTGATCGCTATCCTCGATTATGCACTACAGCACTACGGTGGAGGTCAAGAACGCAGCTATGAGATTTTTACCTGCACTGATACCGGTCTGATGCGGGAACACAACGAGGATGCCTGTTATCCCCCGACTAATCAGGCCATAACCCTCGCTCATGGTCAAAATCCCCTGGCGATTGTCTGTGATGGCATCGGCGGTCAGGAAGGGGGCGAAATCGCTGCTCAATTAGCGATCGAAACCCTGTCTAGGGAAATTAATCCCAGTCCCACCACTAATATTGAAGTCTATCCCGATAGTTACAGTCTTGTCCTCGAACAGGCGATTCGTGTCACCAATGATCTGATCAGTCAACGCAATGATCAGGAGTCAAGACAAGATCGTCAGCGCATGGGTACGACTCTAGTTATGGCTTTTGCCCAGGCCCAGGAAATGTACGCGGCCCATGTGGGGGATTCCCGCATCTATTGGATTACTGCCCACAGTTGTCATCAAGTGACGGTGGATGACGATCTCGCTTCCAGGGAAGTGAAATTAGGCTATCTCCTCTATCGTGATGCCATACAGTATCCCAACGCGGGGGCCTTGGTGCAAGCTTTGGGCATGAGTAGCGCCAATAATCTCCATCCCACCGTTCAGAGGTTGATTATTGATCAAGATTGTGTTTTTCTCCTCTGTTCCGATGGTTTAAGTGATTACGATCGGGTAGAACAATACTGGGACAGTGAAATTGTGCCTCTTTTGCGAGGAGAGAAAAATGTAACCGCCGTGGGGGAAAGTTTATTACAACTAGCTAACCAGAAAAACGGTCACGATAACTCCACCATCGCCCTAGTTTATTGTCGGGTAGTTCCTGCGGCTGAACCTGTCACGCCTTTAGTTTATGCTGAGGCCAAAGAACGGATTATTCCCGATCTTAATGACCAAGATTTTGATCACAGCGGGGACACCTACCCCGGAGAAGAAGTGGTGACAGCAATACCCACTCCCCCCCCTGCATCTTCTTCGGTTTCTAGTCGTACTTCTCCCCCCGCGCTCACTAGGGTTTCACCCCTAGTCGTAGTAGTGATCGCTGTCGGTGTTCTCGGTTTGCTGGCTGCGATCGCTTGGCAATTCTTGAGTCATAATCCCCCTTCCAATCCACCGATTTCTCCCGCACCCGTCACCGGTCCGAGTCCCACGACCGGGACGACACCTCCCGCACCCGTCACCGATACCAATCCAGGGACGACACCTCCCGCACCCGTCACCGATACCAATCCAGGGACGACACCTTCCCCACCTGTCACCGGTCCGAGTCCCACGATCGGGACGACACCTTCCGCACCCGTCACCGGTCCGAGTCCCCCCAATGCTTCCCCTAACTAGGGTTTGCAGCAAAAAGTTTTTCGTGGGGACAGGGTGTGGGGTGTGGGGTTTTACCTGACGATTAATCGGCTTGTCGGGGGTTGCCTGAGCGAGTTAAGATAAAATGCCCGATTAACTGCCGAGTCTATCCTATGGTTGATGCTGCGACGTTCTCCTCCGACACCTCCGCGATCATTGATGCCTTTGAAACGCCTCTAGAGTTTAACTTTCAACTGCCGGATCCCGAAGATGAAACCATCCAAGATCATGACTTTCAGCAGCAACTGGATTCTTTTTGGCAAGTCTGCGATCGCTTTGATTTGCAAACGGAAATCTGGCGGGGGCGAATTTTACGAGCTATTCGCGACCGGGAGAAGCAAGGCGGTGATAGTCGCGGTACAGGCTTTTTAAACTGGTTAAAACAGCGAGAAATCACTAAAAGTCAAGCTTATGCTCTGATTCAATTGGCTAATAGTGCCGATACTCTCCTGGCAGAAGGACAACTGGATCCCGATAGTATCAATAAGTTCAGTAAACGCGCCTTCGTAGAAACGGCCAAATCTGCCCCCGAAATTCAAAAATTAGTCAGTGATGCGGCCCGACAAGGGGAGAGAATTACCCGTCGGGAAGTGAAGCAATTGGCCGATGAATGGACGGCGATGAGTTCAGACTTACTACCCGATGAGGTGAAGGAAAAAGCCGGCGATGGCAGTTTACCGGCGCGTCATCTCGCTCCTCTAGTCAAAGAATTAGAAAAGTTACCCGATACTCATATCGAAACTCTCCGTCAAGAAATCGCCGCTAATCCCGATGTAGATACGGTAAAACTAATCACCTCGGAAGCACGCAGTTTAGCCAAATATCTCGACGCGGCGGCCCAAGTACAAACTCTCCGACGGGGTAATTTAGATATTGAAATGGCTCTAGAAGAAGCTTTGCGCGTCGATTGTCTAAATACGGCGGCGGATCTGGTTAAACAAGCCACACAATTAGAGCAGGCCGTGGCTAAACTTTATACTACTTGGAAACGTTTGGGTAGTTTGTCCGATCGCCTTTATGTGGATACGGGAGCAAGTAATCCCCATCTGCGATCGATGTTAACCTGTTTGGAAAGTTTAACCAGTGAAGTGATCGAAGTAGAACTGGATGAGGGTGGGCAAAAAATGGTACGTTTACGCATTATCAGCGATGGGGGAAGTTAGATGCTTTGTTGGTGGTTGGGGTGTTAGGGTGTTAGGGTGTTAGGGTGTTAGGGTTTTAGGGTGTTAGGGTTTTAGGGTTTTAGGGTTTTAGCTGAAATTCCCCATTTCCCCACTTCCCCATTTCCCCATTTCCCCATTTCCCCACCTCCCCACTTCCCCACTTCCCCACTTCCCCACTTCCTAACCCCTAACGGCTTGCTGCTATAATCTCTGAATATCGTCAACTTTTATGAAAACTTATTAACAGATACTTGACTTTATGCTAAAAATCAAGGAAAAAAAACCAATAATTAGCATCGGTTCTATAACTGCGGCGATCTTGCTCAGTTTAACCCTAATTCCTGCCGCTATGGCCAAGGATGTGCTTCTGAGAGTGGGCATTGTCCAACGTTTTGGCGATGAAGCCAAGGAAAAATTAACCCTGAGCAGTACCAGTGGTGATAATCTCACCCTCCGCATGGTGGGAGAAGATGGCCAATCCCAAACCCTGCAAACCAATCGCCTACAATTAGAAGTTATTCCCCGTCCCCTCGCTTCTCCCATCCTCCAAGAAAAAGTCATTTTAAGCGACCACGCCACCTTTGAAACCGCCGAAAATAGTGCCAAAAATTGGGCAAAAATGGGCATTAAAGTGGAAATTACCCAACCCGGACGCTGGCAGGTTTGGGCAAAGCGAGAAGTTTATGAAAATCCCCTAGTGCGACGTTGGTTGCTGACCAGTTTGCAAACCAAAGGCCACAATCAACCCTATATTAATAGTGTTTTACTCAAAGAAAAGCCGCAAGTTTCTTTCCAGATCAACGGGGTGCGCTATTTTCCCAAAGAATTAGAAATCGAGAGCCAAAAAAACCTGATTCAAGTCACCCATAGCCCCGATCAGGTACGTTTGTACGGGGGAACTATGCGCCTACAGCCCAACGCCTACGGCACTTTTACCCTAGTTAATAACGTTCCCCTCGAAACCTACCTGCGCGGGGTTGTACCCCACGAAATCGGTCATGATGCCCCAGAAAGTGCCACCCAGGCGCAAACTATTATCGCCCGCACCTACGCCCTCCGCAATCTCCGCCGTTTTCAAGCCGATAATTACGAACTCTGTGCCGATACCCATTGTCAAGTTTATTATGGATTGACGGGAACTAATCCCCGGGCTGATCAAGCGATCGCAGCCACGCGAGGCCTGGTTTTAACCTACCAAAATGAGTTAGTGGATGCCCTTTATTCCTCCACCACCGGCGGGGTAACTGCCCTCTTTAGTGATGTGTGGGATGGGGAAGAAAGACCTTATCTCCGGGCAGTGGTAGACTCCCCTAATCGAGTTTGGGATCTGTCGAAACAATCTCTCGCTAATGAGACAACTTTTCGCCAGTTTATTAATCTTAAAGATGGTTTTAATGAGACGGGGCGACGGGTTTTTCGCTGGCAAAAACAAGCTTCTTTAGCTGATTTGAGTCAAGACCTAGAAACCTATCTAAAACGCAGAAAACATCCCCTCGCCCACTTCCAGAAAATCCAATGGATGGAAGTGACTAAGCGCTCTCCTTCTGGTCGGATTCTGACTATGACCATTCAAACCGATAAGGGGATTTTGGAACTCTATAAAAATGAGGTGCGTAGCGCTTTTGGACCGCCTCGCAGTACCCTATTCTACATCGATCCTATCTACGATACCAATCGACAGATCCAGGGTTATAACTTTATTGGTGGCGGTTTCGGCCACGGGGTAGGATTAAGTCAATTTGGTTCCTATAATTTAGCCCGTTTGGGTTGGTCTCCCGAACAAATTCTCGCTTTCTATTATCCCGGCACCACCATCCAACCTCTCAATAATTCGATTATCTTTTGGCGAGGAAATTAATCAGTTATCAGTTATCAGTTTCTGAAGGCAATAGGCAATAGGCAATAGGCAAGAGAAAGGCTCTGACAATTCTCCTACCTAAAAAGAGGATTAGAAACTAAGTAAATCAAATGTTTGACTAAAATTTACCGAAATTTTGGGTTAAAGCCCCGTCCTTTTAGGACGGCTTTTTAAACTATAGCTTGTTAACTTAACTTTTATTGTGCTATACTGATTTTATCTAAGTAACCCGTGCGTAAAATGTTTGTCTTAGAGTTTAAAGTTAAAGCTAAAACTCAACAGTATCAAGCCATAGACGATGCTATTCGTACTGCTCAATTCATCCGTAACAAATGTGTAAGGTTATGGATGGATACAAAAGGTACGGGTAAGAACGATTTATACCGATATTCTAAAGAATTAGCTCAGGACTTTAAATTTGCCGATGAACTTAATTCAACTGCTAGACAGGCAAGTGCTGAACGTGCTTGGAGTTCAATTAGTCGTTTTTACGACAACTGTAAACGTAAAGTATCAGGCAAAAAGGGGTATCCTCAATTTAAAAAATCTCGCTCTGTTGAATACAAACAATCAGGATGGAAGCTTCTTAGCCCTAAAACTGTTAAGTTCACTGACAAGAAAAACATTGGTGTTCTTAAGTTGGTAGGAACTTGGGATTTAGGGTACTTTCAAGAATCCGATATTAAACGGGTTAGGTTGATTCGGAGAGCGGACGGTTATTATTGTCAATTTGTCCTTTCTTGTGACGTTAAAGAAGATGTTAAACCATCAGGTAAGTGTATTGGTTTAGATGTAGGTTTGGCTTCTTTCTATACAGATCACAATGGCAACAAGGTTGATAATCCTCAATTCTTGAGAAAGTCTGAGAAACGATTAAAACGACTTCAAAGGCGATTATCTAAAAAGAAAAAGGGAAGTAAAAATCGTCAAAAAGCTAGACAAAGATTAGCTAAAGCTCACCTTAAAGTAAGTAGGCAACGTAAAGACTTTGCTGTGAAATTAGCAAGGTGCGTAGTTCGCTTCTTAGATGTGATAGCCTACGAGGATTTAAGAGTTAAGAACTTAGTCAAGAATCATTGTCTAGCTAAATCGATAAATGATGCGGCCTGGTATCAGTTTCGGGAATGGATAGAGTATTTTGGGGTTAAATTCGGCAAGATAACGATTGCTGTCTCACCGAATTATACAAGCCAAAACTGTTCAAACTGTGGTGAAACTGTCAAAAAATCTTTATCGACTAGAACCCATCAGTGCAAATGTGGATGTGTTTTGGATAGGGATGAAAACGCCGCTATAAAGTGCGATTCGTTCAGTCGAAACCTAGAAATAGGGGGATGACTGGCCTCTGTTGAGTAACCCTAACTGGGTTGAGTACGCACTTTAATCCTCAGCAGATGACAACTTCATAACCTTGTAAGTGAGGGCTAGTATCCTAGAAACCCCAAGTCTTACCTTCCAGACGCAGGAATGAAAGCAAACGCCCTTACGGTAGCGACTAGCCATCAATCCGTAAAGCAGGGAATCGAGCGGAAAAAGCGACTTATAGCCTAAATAAGTCAACCGTAAGCAAGTTCCTATGGATAACGAAAGTTAAGTCATCGTCCGAATTACCGTTACGGCGAAGCAGTGAAATAAGGCTGACACACTGCCAGTACCAAAAGGTCAATAGTATAGGGTGGTATAAGGATTTGTATCGATATACCAAGCGTTACCCAAAAACTCGGTAAAAAGATGACATCCTAAAGGGAACAAACCAAAGGTTATGAGGAACGAAGTAACCCTATTATTACTCTTTAGTAAAGGTCGAAAACTAAGAGCAGTCAGCTAAGACGAAAACTCTGCAATACAGCAGGTAATAGTAGGGAAAGATTGAGTCAAAAGCCAACGCCTATTTGTAACGAATAGGATATGCAGACGGACTCACGATTACATGGAATGAAAAGTTGTAAGTAGTAATGTAAAAGTTATGACCACTGTTCAACAGATGGATAAATGGAAGACTTGGCAAGACATCAATTGGAAAAAGGTTGAACGTCAGGTTTTTAAGTTACAAAAACGAATTTTCAGAGCGTCTAGTTGTGGAGATGTCAAGAAGGTTCACAGACTCCAAAAATTATTGTTAAAGTCCTACAGTGCTAAAGCGTTAGCGGTGCGTAGAGCAACCCAAGACAATCAAGGAAAGAAAACCGCAGGTGTGGATGGAGTTAAATCTCTAACCCCAAAACAACGGTTAACCCTAATGACTAGAACTCTTGCAAATTAATTATATGTTATAATGATGGGTTAACTAATTTTCCCCAAAAAATCAGTTAACCAGTACATTCGTTCTGAATGAAAACTTGAAGTTTAACTTTTAACTCAAAACTCTTTAGATATGCTTTAATTTGGTTATCAAAACCTCTTTATTTAAGCGGCACAAACTATCTCAATTATAAAAATTGAGAATAAATTCTCCTTGACTTGATTAATCTTTAGGCAACTTTTAAGAAGCTGCTATACCTATCCCTAACTCACAGTTATAAATAGCCGCCAACAAGTTAACTCTTAAACTATATCTTCGACGACGATTCCGATATTTACAGGATAAGATTTTAAAGGTTTTGAGTTTCCTATTTATATGTTCAATGATAATCCTTTCTTTGGCTAAAGCCTTGTTATACTCTTTTTCTAACTCTGTTAATTTTCTATTTTTCGATTTCTTTTTCGGTGTATAACTATTACTATGGTATGCAGCTATTCCCTGATAACCACTGTCTTCTATGCTGGTAGTTAAAGGATGAAAACGAACTCGACTTTTTTTAAATAAACTAAAATCATGACCTCTACCTTTCCCACAAAAGACACAGATAATTTCCTCGGTATTTTGATCAGCTACTAATTGGGATTTTAAAGTATGATAACCTCTTTTACCTCCCAAAAAATCTTTCTGTTTCTTTTGGGGGCGTTCAATGGGAGTTTCCGTTACATCCATTACCGTTATGACCGGTATCTCTGCTTGATTGAGTAAAGCTTTTTTTCCTTTTAAACGGAAGTTTCCCGATTGTAAAAGCATTTTTTCCGTCTTATTTACAATCCGACATATAGTTGATTCTGATAGTTCCCAGCTTGTACCAATGTGAAAATATGTTCTATATTCTCGCCAATATTCTAACGTTACTAAAACTTGTTCTTCTATAGATAGTTTAGGTTTCGGTCCCCTTTTAGATGGTGAATTAGAGTCGGCTTCAACACTTTTTACTGATTCTACCATCTTTCTATATGTTGGTTTATACACACCGAAACGGCGTTTGAATTGTTCATCTGATAAGTTTTGATAATCCATAATTTTGCTAATAAACATAGCAAAATTATAGATGATTTCCTCACCTAAGATCACATTTTATTCTTTTTTCCACTTCAATCTAAGAATTGAGAAAAAAGCAAAACCTTATATTATACCATAAAAAAATTATGCAAGAGGTCTACTGAACTAAACTTGGGAACAAAGGTCAAACCCACACGCCGAGTATGGATTCCCAAACCCAACGGCGAAAAACGACCTTTAGGAATACCTACCATGAAAGACCGTGCCTTACAAGCACTAGCTAAACTGGTACTAGAACCAGAGTGGGAAGCCAAATTCGAGCCTAACAGCTATGGATTTAGAGTAGGACGCTCTTGTCACGATGCTATAGCAGGGATATTCCAAGCCATTAACAAAAAGGCAAAGTATGTTCTGGGAGCATCTCACTTACGCGATGAGTAATTATACTTAGCCTAAAAGCCACTCTTAATCGTGTCTTGGAACGAAATAGAGGCTTTTAAAGACCGCGTACATGGAGAATTAAAACAAGAATTACCCTCGAAAAGCCTATTTTTCTACTAAGTATTTATGCTCATTGCAAAGGTGAGATGCTCCCTATGTTCTTGATGCAGATATAGCTAAATGCTTTGACCGCATTGACCATCAAAAACTGTTAGAAAAACTTAACACCTACCCAACCATGAGGAAACAAATCAAATCATGGTTAAAAGCAGGAGTCATAGACGACAAACAGTTATTCCCAACCTCAGAAGGTACACCGCAAGGCGGAGTGTTATCGCCATTATTGGCAAATATAGCACTTCATGGGTTAGAGGAATTGGTTATGAATCTAGCACCCTCATTTGACATGAAACGCAAAGACGGGACACAAATGAGTGTTAGAGACAAAATAAAATCAGTGACCTTAATCCGATATGCAGACGATTTTGTGGTACTACATGAAAACCTAGGGGTTATTCTCCTAATCAAAAAGGAAATAGAGGGATGGTTACAAAACATCGGACTTGAGTTAAAACCAAGTAAAACAAGAATAGCCCACACACTGAGAGAAGATGAAAGCGAACAAGCTGGATTCGACTTTCTAGGGTTTAATATAAGACAATTTCCCGTCGGTAAATACACCTCGGGAAAAGTCAGAGGTAATCTGCTTGGTTTCAAAACAATAATAACCCCTAACAAAGAGAGTCAAATAAGACACTATAGAGAACTTAAACGCATCATAAACACCAGCAAGGGAATCAACCAAGCTGAACTCATTAAAAGGTTAAACCCTGTAATAAGAGGATGGTGCAATTACTTCTCAACAGTGGTTAGTCAGAAAATCTTTGAAAGATTAACCCACATCCTAGGGCATAAACTCATCAAATGGGGGATAAAACGCCATCGAAACAAAGGAAGAAAGTGGATTTCTAAAAGACACTTTCACACAATAGGTGGCAATAACTGGGCTTTCACAACCAGAGAAGAAAATAATCCTCTAAGGTTGTACGAACATAGAGAAACGGAAATCCGACGCTATGTGAAGGTCAAAGGGAACGCCTCACCCTACGATGGAAACCTAGTTTATTGGAGTTCAAGAATGGGGACTCATCCCGAAATGCCAACAGAAATTTCAAAACTGTTGAAAAAGCAAAAAGGGAAATGTACTCACTGTGGACACTTCTTAAGAGATGGGGATTTAATGGAGATAGACCACATCACCCCTAAATCACTAGGGGGGAATAACAGTTACAATAACCTCCAACTTCTTCATCGACATTGCCATGATGAAAAGACAGCCAATGATGGCAGTCTAGGCAACAAATCTGACTGCAATAGTGTCAAGCCAGAACCGCCCATACCAGATAATTACATCTGGGTAAAGGATATGTTGGTAATGACGTAGGAATGACAAACCCCGTGTAGTTGAGGAGCGGAATGACGAGAAATTGTCACGTTCCGTTTTGTAGAGCAGTAGGAGAGGCGACTCTCTTACTGACTTTAATCATCCTTAAAAGGGGACTAAGTACGGTAGGGCATACCGGAACCTTTGGGCTCGATCCAATAAACGCTTGGGGAGAGAATACCTCTACTTTTTCAGAAGCAATTCTGTCTAAGCAAGTAATCTCTGTGAACCAAGAATCCCCGTCTCTTTAGAGCGGGGAGTGTCAAATCGGTAAACGCTGAATATCTCGGTTAGAACCAATCACCACCATTGCTAAATCCTTGTGTAATCTTTCTTGGGGATTGGGGTTAATCTTGAATTTTTCCGCATTACCGACAGCGACAATATTTAACCCATAACGATTACGAATTTCTAACTCTGCTAGGGTTTTACCGTGAAAAGCTTCCGGGACTTTTAACTCGACAATACTATGTTCGGGATCGAGATCAAATCGTTCTAAAATTGATGGTCTAGTTAAACGGTGCGCTAACTCACAACCAGCATCGTATTCGGGAAAAACTACTAAATCTGCACCAACTTTTTTGAGTAATTTTCCATGGATTTCTGTGGAGGCTTTAGCGGCGACAAAATTAACCCCCGCTTCCTTACAATTGAGAGTAGTAATGATACTTTCTTCCACGTATTTACCAATAGCGACAATCACCGTATCGGTTTCAAAAATTCCCGCTTCTCGCAGAGCGTTAGGTTTGGTAGAATCAAGCTCGATCGCATTATCTACTATCCGATCAGATAACGCTTGCGCTACTAATCCTTCGTCAATATCTGTCCCTACCACCTGATAACCTTGTTTGCGTAGGGTTTCACAGACGGCGCGCCCAAATCTGCCTAATCCGATGACGGCAAATTGACGATTTTGGGGACGCATACTACTAAAAAATTTAATTGATTGCATAATTTTAATTGAAGCTGTTACGCATTTAAAATGCTAGTATCAATGAGTGAGGAGACAGGAGAAACTGATAACTGATAACTGATAACTGATAACTGATATTAATTATCCCACTAA contains the following coding sequences:
- a CDS encoding IS5-like element ISMae4 family transposase, with the protein product MFISKIMDYQNLSDEQFKRRFGVYKPTYRKMVESVKSVEADSNSPSKRGPKPKLSIEEQVLVTLEYWREYRTYFHIGTSWELSESTICRIVNKTEKMLLQSGNFRLKGKKALLNQAEIPVITVMDVTETPIERPQKKQKDFLGGKRGYHTLKSQLVADQNTEEIICVFCGKGRGHDFSLFKKSRVRFHPLTTSIEDSGYQGIAAYHSNSYTPKKKSKNRKLTELEKEYNKALAKERIIIEHINRKLKTFKILSCKYRNRRRRYSLRVNLLAAIYNCELGIGIAAS
- a CDS encoding potassium channel family protein encodes the protein MQSIKFFSSMRPQNRQFAVIGLGRFGRAVCETLRKQGYQVVGTDIDEGLVAQALSDRIVDNAIELDSTKPNALREAGIFETDTVIVAIGKYVEESIITTLNCKEAGVNFVAAKASTEIHGKLLKKVGADLVVFPEYDAGCELAHRLTRPSILERFDLDPEHSIVELKVPEAFHGKTLAELEIRNRYGLNIVAVGNAEKFKINPNPQERLHKDLAMVVIGSNRDIQRLPI
- a CDS encoding RNA-guided endonuclease InsQ/TnpB family protein — encoded protein: MFVLEFKVKAKTQQYQAIDDAIRTAQFIRNKCVRLWMDTKGTGKNDLYRYSKELAQDFKFADELNSTARQASAERAWSSISRFYDNCKRKVSGKKGYPQFKKSRSVEYKQSGWKLLSPKTVKFTDKKNIGVLKLVGTWDLGYFQESDIKRVRLIRRADGYYCQFVLSCDVKEDVKPSGKCIGLDVGLASFYTDHNGNKVDNPQFLRKSEKRLKRLQRRLSKKKKGSKNRQKARQRLAKAHLKVSRQRKDFAVKLARCVVRFLDVIAYEDLRVKNLVKNHCLAKSINDAAWYQFREWIEYFGVKFGKITIAVSPNYTSQNCSNCGETVKKSLSTRTHQCKCGCVLDRDENAAIKCDSFSRNLEIGG
- a CDS encoding HNH endonuclease, coding for MPTEISKLLKKQKGKCTHCGHFLRDGDLMEIDHITPKSLGGNNSYNNLQLLHRHCHDEKTANDGSLGNKSDCNSVKPEPPIPDNYIWVKDMLVMT
- a CDS encoding SpoIID/LytB domain-containing protein, which codes for MLKIKEKKPIISIGSITAAILLSLTLIPAAMAKDVLLRVGIVQRFGDEAKEKLTLSSTSGDNLTLRMVGEDGQSQTLQTNRLQLEVIPRPLASPILQEKVILSDHATFETAENSAKNWAKMGIKVEITQPGRWQVWAKREVYENPLVRRWLLTSLQTKGHNQPYINSVLLKEKPQVSFQINGVRYFPKELEIESQKNLIQVTHSPDQVRLYGGTMRLQPNAYGTFTLVNNVPLETYLRGVVPHEIGHDAPESATQAQTIIARTYALRNLRRFQADNYELCADTHCQVYYGLTGTNPRADQAIAATRGLVLTYQNELVDALYSSTTGGVTALFSDVWDGEERPYLRAVVDSPNRVWDLSKQSLANETTFRQFINLKDGFNETGRRVFRWQKQASLADLSQDLETYLKRRKHPLAHFQKIQWMEVTKRSPSGRILTMTIQTDKGILELYKNEVRSAFGPPRSTLFYIDPIYDTNRQIQGYNFIGGGFGHGVGLSQFGSYNLARLGWSPEQILAFYYPGTTIQPLNNSIIFWRGN
- a CDS encoding PP2C family protein-serine/threonine phosphatase; protein product: MDSVTTLQCQNLTCLSPNALTNRFCEKCGTPLVKRYLWMMGDWVRTYYHVGELIDNRYLVKQPQIVLDTKPAQAPQAPEEPPSWLSLYLKLLPFHLHIPQVYGYIPSPDERLNMDIWLLEYGTIPLDQTGELIYPELLPTLAEVWSQASDLRQIHWLWQMAKLWHPLQRKAVVSSLLNPSLTRVNNQLLQLLELSKDEATAPNLKDLGAFWTGLIPTAAANIQDFLVSLTQELESGDLDRPESLIAILDYALQHYGGGQERSYEIFTCTDTGLMREHNEDACYPPTNQAITLAHGQNPLAIVCDGIGGQEGGEIAAQLAIETLSREINPSPTTNIEVYPDSYSLVLEQAIRVTNDLISQRNDQESRQDRQRMGTTLVMAFAQAQEMYAAHVGDSRIYWITAHSCHQVTVDDDLASREVKLGYLLYRDAIQYPNAGALVQALGMSSANNLHPTVQRLIIDQDCVFLLCSDGLSDYDRVEQYWDSEIVPLLRGEKNVTAVGESLLQLANQKNGHDNSTIALVYCRVVPAAEPVTPLVYAEAKERIIPDLNDQDFDHSGDTYPGEEVVTAIPTPPPASSSVSSRTSPPALTRVSPLVVVVIAVGVLGLLAAIAWQFLSHNPPSNPPISPAPVTGPSPTTGTTPPAPVTDTNPGTTPPAPVTDTNPGTTPSPPVTGPSPTIGTTPSAPVTGPSPPNASPN
- a CDS encoding reverse transcriptase domain-containing protein — its product is MGTKVKPTRRVWIPKPNGEKRPLGIPTMKDRALQALAKLVLEPEWEAKFEPNSYGFRVGRSCHDAIAGIFQAINKKAKYVLGASHLRDE